The Vicia villosa cultivar HV-30 ecotype Madison, WI linkage group LG1, Vvil1.0, whole genome shotgun sequence genome includes a region encoding these proteins:
- the LOC131628336 gene encoding xyloglucan endotransglucosylase/hydrolase protein 22-like produces the protein MAVNYVITFLICTSFMVAFAGNLYQDVGITWGDGRGKILNNGQLLTLSLDRTSGSGFQSNNQYLYGKIDMQIKLVPGNSAGTVTAYYLRSEGLSWDELDFEFLGNLSGDPYVVHTNVYTQGKGDREQQFYLWFDPTADFHTYSFLWNPAHAVFYIDGRPIREFKNLESEGVPYPKNQPMRLYSSLWNADDWATRGGLVKTDWTQAPFIASFRNFKASGCVWSNGVSSCKSNSSSDDNAWLSQQLDFTNQKKLRWVQKNYMIYNYCNDVKRFPRGLPVECTVRTK, from the exons ATGGCTGTTAATTATGTGATCACTTTTTTAATATGTACATCTTTTATGGTAGCTTTTGCTGGCAACTTATACCAAGATGTTGGTATCACTTGGGGAGATGGAAGAGGTAAGATTCTGAACAATGGTCAGCTTCTTACTTTGTCTCTAGATAGAACTTCTGGCTCTGGCTTTCAATCCAATAATCAATATCTTTATGGTAAGATTGACATGCAAATCAAACTTGTACCTGGAAATTCAGCTGGCACTGTCACAGCTTATTAT TTACGTTCAGAAGGTTTATCTTGGGATGAATTAGACTTTGAATTCTTGGGAAATTTAAGTGGTGATCCTTATGTAGTTCATACCAATGTGTATACTCAAGGTAAAGGTGACAGAGAGCAACAGTTTTATCTATGGTTTGATCCAACTGCTGATTTTCATACATATTCCTTTCTTTGGAATCCTGCACATGCTGT attttaCATTGATGGAAGACCAATTAGGGAATTCAAGAACTTAGAGAGTGAAGGTGTTCCATATCCAAAGAACCAACCAATGAGATTGTATTCAAGTCTGTGGAATGCTGATGATTGGGCAACAAGAGGTGGTCTTGTCAAAACAGATTGGACACAAGCTCCATTTATTGCTTCTTTTAGAAACTTCAAAGCTAGTGGTTGTGTTTGGTCCAATGGAGTTTCTTCATGCAAATCCAACTCTTCTTCTGATGATAATGCTTGGTTATCTCAACAACTTGATTTTACAAACCAGAAGAAACTAAGATGGGTGCAGAAGAATTACATGATATATAATTATTGCAATGATGTTAAACGATTTCCTCGGGGTCTCCCTGTGGAATGCACTGTTCGTACCAAGTAA